The Amycolatopsis sp. NBC_01480 genome segment AGCTGAGAACCCGGGCCTGCGGTGATTCACCCGCGGGCCCGGGTTCTCGCACGTTCGGGCAAGCTCCTCGTGGCCATGATCACGCAGGTGCACGGCGTGTCCCCGGAGGTGGACCACGTTCGGCGGCTTGCCGCACAGACTGGGCCTGCGCGCTCACCGAGAGTTCACAGGGCACAATAGGTGCCTGGGCTTACCACCCACACAGGTTTCTGTTTCGCATCGAGCTGGTTTCGGTGCCCTAGTGAAGAGCGAGGAGTGCATGCGGGTACTCCGCCGCGGTGACACCGGTCCGGACGTCGCCGAGATCAGGGCGATCTTCGCCGGGATGGATCTGCTCCCTGCGGTCACCGAGACCGAGCAGTACGAGACCTTCGACGTGGCGGTCGAACAGGCGGTGCGGGCCTTCCAGCAGCGACGTGGGCTGATCACCGACGGCGTGGTGGGTCCCGCGACGTTCCAGGCGCTCAAGGGCGCCAGCTACCACTTGGGCAGCCGTCCGCTGGCGCACATGATCTCCTCGCCCGTGCAGGGTGACGACGTGTTCGCGCTGCAGGAGCGCCTCACCGAGCTGGGCTTCGACGCCGGCCGCCCGGACGGGCACTTCGGCCCGCAGACGGAGCGCGCGCTGAAGACCTTCCAGCGCGACATGCGCCTGAACGCCGACGGAATCTGCGGCCCGGCCACGATCCGCGAGCTGCACCGCCTCTCGTCCCCGCGCGCCCGCGGCGGCCGCCCGGTCTTCCTGCGCGAGCAGGAGCAGGTCCGCCGCGCCGGCCCGCGGCTGCGCGGCAAGCGCATCGTGATCGACCCCGGCCACGGCGGCGAGGACCTCGGCGTGGTCGCCGGCGGCCTGCGTGAAGCGGACATCGCCTGGGACCTC includes the following:
- a CDS encoding N-acetylmuramoyl-L-alanine amidase → MRVLRRGDTGPDVAEIRAIFAGMDLLPAVTETEQYETFDVAVEQAVRAFQQRRGLITDGVVGPATFQALKGASYHLGSRPLAHMISSPVQGDDVFALQERLTELGFDAGRPDGHFGPQTERALKTFQRDMRLNADGICGPATIRELHRLSSPRARGGRPVFLREQEQVRRAGPRLRGKRIVIDPGHGGEDLGVVAGGLREADIAWDLARRLEGRMQATGMEALISRGPNHSPTDFERARFANDAGADLFLSLHSDGNPSPRAQGVASFHFGTGNGTTSTVGELLAGFIQREVAARTGLRDCRTHYKTWEIFTRTRCPAVRVEIGYLTNPDDARNLGDPAFRDIVAEGILIAVKRLYLLGEGDQPTGTFTFADVLAHELAKAE